The following coding sequences are from one Nicotiana tomentosiformis chromosome 3, ASM39032v3, whole genome shotgun sequence window:
- the LOC104119062 gene encoding pentatricopeptide repeat-containing protein At3g18110, chloroplastic codes for MASTALLSIPPPQLNSTTKSKVQRKNCICCSLDSSTSATTTTSVNDQDTPKKFTYSRASPSARWPHLKFTDTHQNSQPSQLSVPVPSIKDVEFGTESDVKEESLNSNDENQEVLGRPSRTKAKKMTKLALKRAKDWRKRVQFLTDKILELKPEEFVADVLDEKMVQMTPTDFCFVVKWVGQSSWQRALEVYEWLNLRHWYSPNARMLATILAVLGKANQESLAVEIFMRAEQNVGNTVQVYNAMMGVYARNGRFSRVQELLDLMHERGFEPDLVSFNTLINARLKSGPMTPNLAIELLNEVRSSGIQPDIITYNTLISACSRELNVEEAVKVFNEMESHRCQPDLWTHNAMISVFGRCGMDGEAAKLFNELEANGFYPDAVTYNSLLHAFAKQGNIEKVKEICEEMVNMGFGEDEMTYNTIIDMHGKHGRHDLALQVYRDMISSGRSPDVVTYTVLIDSLGKAGKMAEASKVMSEMLNAGVKPTVRTYSALICGYAKVGKRVEAEEVFDCMVRSGIRPDHLAYTVVLDMNLRSGETKKAMLLYHEMVRNGFAPDLDLYEFMLRALGRGNEEENIQIVIKDLKELGNLSPESISSLLIKSECYDFAANMLRLAVEEGSNYNYDDLLSILGSYSSSGKISEAIEFLNFVKEHDSRSKKLITDASIIINCKAQNLDAALNEYHETGKSDSYNFSFAVYESLIRCCEEAEQFAEASQIFSDMRARGVEPSRDICGIMAVIYCKMGFPETAHYLIDQLEGNGIPLGDNSIHVSLIEAYGKLKVVEKAESVVATLEERYGVVERTAWNALIQAYALSGFYEKARAVFNTMMRNGPSPTVDTINNLMQALIVDGRLNELYVLIQELQDMGFKISKSSILLMLEAFAQAGDIFEVKKIYHGMRAAGYLPTIHLYRVIIGLLCRTKQVRDAEAMLSEMEEAGFKPDLSIWNSMLKLYTRIEDFKKTVHIYQRIQEAGLKPDVDTYNTLIIMYCRDRRPNEALMLLHEMKRLGLSPKRDTYKSLIAAFCKELMLEQAEELFESLRSEEHNLDRSFYHLMMKMYRSSGNHSQAEKLIDKMKESGVEPSDATMHLLMTSYGTSGHPIEAEKVLNSLKSNGVNLSTLQYGSVIDAYLKSRDYSTGLLKLKEMLGEGLEPDHRIWTCFIRAASLCEYATEAKTLLAAVADAGFSLPIRLLTEKSESLVLDLDLYLEKIEVAEDKAALNFVNALEDLLWAFELRARASWIFQLAIKRSIYNTDVFRVADKDWGADFRKLSAGAALVGLTLWLDHMQDASLEGFPESPKSVVLITGKSEYNKVSLNSTVKAYLWEMGSPFLPCKTRTGILVAKAHSLRMWLKDSPFCLDLELKDRPSLPEMNSMQLIEGCFIRRGLVPAFEDINERLGPVGPRKFARLALLSDEKREKVIQADIEGRREKLAKMKNTAVTTRKNTKSFRMKKFVRVPGRAKSNGFA; via the exons ATGGCATCAACGGCACTGCTGAGTATTCCTCCGCCACAGTTAAACTCCACAACAAAATCAAAGGTACAACGAAAAAACTGTATTTGTTGCTCTCTAGATTCCTCGACTtctgctactactactacttcTGTTAATGACCAAGATACCCCCAAGAAATTCACCTATAGTAGAGCTTCTCCATCTGCTAGATGGCCCCACCTTAAATTCACTGACACCCACCAAAATTCACAGCCCTCCCAATTATCTGTACCCGTTCCCTCCATTAAAGATGTTGAATTTGGTACTGAAAGTGATGTAAAAGAGGAGTCTTTGAACTCAAATGATGAAAACCAAGAGGTATTGGGTAGGCCCAGTAGGACTAAGGCTAAGAAAATGACTAAACTTGCACTTAAAAGGGCTAAAGATTGGCGTAAAAGGGTACAATTTTTAACTGATAAGATATTGGAGCTAAAACCTGAGGAGTTTGTAGCTGATGTGCTTGATGAAAAGATGGTGCAAATGACCCCTACTGATTTTTGCTTTGTGGTCAAATGGGTTGGTCAATCTAGTTGGCAAAGGGCATTAGAGGTGTACGAATGGCTCAATCTTCGACATTGGTATTCTCCGAATGCTCGAATGCTTGCAACTATACTTGCTGTGTTGGGCAAGGCCAACCAGGAATCATTGGCCGTGGAGATATTTATGAGGGCAGAACAAAATGTTGGGAACACAGTTCAAGTGTATAATGCAATGATGGGTGTTTATGCGCGAAATGGGCGGTTTTCCCGGGTTCAGGAGTTACTTGATTTAATGCATGAGCGGGGGTTTGAGCCTGATCTTGTGAGTTTTAATACTTTGATTAATGCACGTCTGAAATCAGGCCCTATGACACCAAACTTGGCAATTGAACTTCTTAATGAAGTAAGGAGTTCGGGGATTCAACCTGACATAATAACTTATAACACTCTGATTAGTGCTTGCTCGCGCGAATTAAATGTTGAGGAAGCTGTAAAAGTTTTTAATGAGATGGAAAGTCATAGATGTCAACCTGATTTGTGGACGCATAATGCTATGATTTCAGTTTTTGGGAGATGTGGAATGGATGGTGAGGCTGCAAAGCTGTTCAATGAACTGGAGGCGAATGGCTTTTATCCAGATGCAGTGACGTATAATTCACTGCTCCATGCATTTGCAAAGCAAGGGAATATTGAGAAGGTTAAAGAAATATGTGAAGAGATGGTGAACATGGGATTCGGAGAGGATGAAATGACGTATAATACCATCATTGACATGCACGGGAAACATGGTCGGCATGACCTTGCATTGCAAGTCTATAGGGACATGATATCTTCCGGTCGAAGTCCTGATGTAGTTACATATACTGTTCTTATTGACTCACTAGGGAAAGCCGGTAAAATGGCAGAGGCTTCAAAAGTGATGTCTGAGATGCTAAATGCAGGGGTAAAGCCAACAGTGAGAACTTACAGTGCCTTGATTTGTGGTTATGCAAAAGTAGGGAAGCGGGTTGAAGCAGAAGAGGTGTTCGACTGCATGGTACGTTCTGGAATTAGGCCAGATCACTTGGCATACACAGTGGTGTTGGACATGAATCTGAGGTCTGGTGAGACCAAGAAAGCAATGCTGTTGTATCATGAAATGGTGCGCAATGGATTTGCTCCTGATCTTGATCTATATGAATTTATGCTCCGAGCTCTTGGAAgaggaaatgaagaagaaaatatCCAGATTGTGATCAAGGACTTGAAAGAATTGGGTAATTTGAGTCCAGAATCGATTTCATCTCTACTTATTAAGAGTGAATGCTACGATTTTGCAGCCAATATGTTGAGATTAGCTGTTGAAGAGGGTTCTAACTATAATTATGATGACCTGTTGTCTATTTTGGGTTCATACAGTTCATCGGGGAAGATCTCAGAAGCTATAGAGTTCCTAAATTTTGTGAAGGAACATGATTCCAGGTCCAAGAAGCTTATAACTGATGCCTCAATTATTATTAACTGCAAAGCTCAAAATTTAGATGCTGCTTTGAATGAGTACCACGAAACAGGTAAAAGTGATTCATATAATTTCAGTTTTGCCGTGTATGAGTCCCTCATCAGGTGTTGTGAGGAGGCTGAACAGTTTGCTGAAGCTTCTCAAATATTTTCTGATATGAGGGCCAGGGGTGTGGAACCTTCTCGGGATATTTGCGGAATAATGGCTGTCATTTATTGCAAGATGGGTTTTCCAGAAACAGCTCATTATTTGATTGACCAGTTGGAAGGAAATGGAATTCCCCTCGGGGACAACTCAATTCATGTAAGTCTTATTGAGGCGTATGGTAAGCTGAAAGTAGTTGAAAAGGCAGAGAGTGTTGTAGCAACTTTAGAAGAACGGtatggtgttgtggagaggaCGGCTTGGAATGCATTAATTCAAGCTTATGCTTTAAGTGGGTTTTATGAGAAAGCTAGAGCTGTTTTCAATACCATGATGAGAAATGGTCCATCTCCTACAGTGGATACCATCAACAATCTCATGCAAGCATTAATTGTTGATGGTAGATTAAACGAGCTGTATGTTCTGATTCAGGAACTACAAGATATGGGTTTTAAGATTAGTAAGAGTTCCATTCTTTTGATGCTTGAGGCATTTGCACAAGCTGGTGACATATTTGAAGTGAAGAAAATTTACCACGGAATGAGAGCTGCTGGATATTTACCTACCATACATCTTTATAGAGTTATAATCGGGTTATTGTGCAGGACTAAGCAAGTGAGAGACGCTGAAGCGATGCTTTCTGAGATGGAGGAAGCTGGATTCAAGCCAGATCTTTCAATATGGAATTCAATGCTCAAGTTATATACTAGAATTGAAGATTTCAAGAAGACAGTGCACATATACCAGAGAATTCAAGAAGCTGGACTCAAACCAGATGTGGATACTTACAATACTTTGATAATAATGTACTGTCGAGATCGTAGGCCAAATGAAGCTCTTATGTTATTGCATGAGATGAAAAGGCTGGGTCTGTCTCCTAAGAGAGACACTTATAAAAGCCTGATTGCTGCATTTTGTAAGGAGCTGATGCTGGAACAAGCTGAGGAACTCTTCGAAAGCCTGAGGTCAGAAGAACATAACCTCGATCGTTCTTTTTATCACTTAATGATGAAAATGTATAGAAGCTCTGGGAATCATTCTCAGGCTGAAAAGCTAATAGACAAGATGAAGGAATCAGGGGTGGAGCCATCTGATGCTACAATGCATTTGCTGATGACTTCGTATGGTACTTCAGGCCATCCAATTGAAGCTGAGAAAGTGTTGAATAGTCTAAAGTCAAATGGTGTAAATCTCAGTACTCTACAATATGGCTCTGTTATTGATGCTTATCTCAAGAGCAGAGATTACAGTACTGGGCTTTTGAAGCTTAAGGAGATGCTTGGGGAAGGTCTAGAACCAGATCACAGGATATGGACTTGCTTTATCCGGGCTGCTAGTTTATGTGAATATGCGACTGAAGCCAAAACTCTTTTAGCTGCTGTGGCCGATGCTGGTTTTAGTCTTCCCATCAG GCTTCTAACAGAGAAGTCAGAGTCTCTGGTGTTGGACTTAGACCTCTACCTGGAGAAAATTGAAGTTGCAGAAGATAAAGCAGCATTAAATTTTGTAAATGCTTTGGAAGACCTGTTATGGGCTTTTGAACTCCGGGCCAGGGCCTCATGGATTTTTCAGCTGGCTATTAAAAGGAGCATTTACAATACTGATGTTTTCAG GGTGGCTGACAAGGATTGGGGGGCCGACTTCAGGAAGTTGTCTGCTGGTGCTGCTCTTGTTGGTCTAACATTATGGCTTGACCACATGCAG GATGCATCCTTGGAGGGCTTTCCTGAATCTCCAAAATCTGTCGTACTGATTACCGGTAAATCTGAATACAACAAAGTTTCTTTAAATAGTACAGTGAAGGCATACCTTTGGGAGATGGGTTCTCCATTTCTACCTTGTAAAACTCGGACTGGAATACTTGTTGCAAAAGCTCATTCCTTAAGAATGTGGTTGAAGGATTCCCCATTTTGTTTAGATCTTGAGTTGAAAGATAGACCTAGCCTTCCAGAGATGAACTCAATGCAGCTTATTGAAGGATGTTTTATTAGACGTGGTCTTGTTCCTGCTTTCGAGGACATAAATGAAAGGCTTGGGCCAGTAGGCCCCAGGAAGTTTGCGAGGCTTGCTTTGCTGTCAGATGAGAAGAGGGAGAAAGTAATTCAAGCTGACATTGAGGGGAGAAGGGAGAAGTTAGCCAAGATGAAGAACACTGCAGTCACAACGAGGAAGAATACTAAAAGCTTTAGGATGAAAAAGTTTGTCAGGGTGCCCGGTC
- the LOC138908198 gene encoding uncharacterized protein, which yields MGANGQAESMNKVIIQNLKKKLEATKGKWPEELPGVLWAYRTTAKSSIGETLFSFVYGAEALIPVEVGEPTLRYFQASEETNNEVMLVNLELLDEYRDLEQIRMAAQKQRMERYYNRRANLRYFKV from the coding sequence atgggcgcaaatggtcaagcagaatcaatgaacaaagtgattatacaaaatctcaagaaaAAGTTGGAAGCGACTAAAGGTAAATGGCCTGAGGAACTGCCTGGAgtgctatgggcataccgaacaacggccaaatcaagcATAGGAGAAACTCTTTTCTCTTTTGTGTACGGAGCGGAAGCcttaatcccggtggaagtaggagagCCTACCTTGAGATATTTTCAGGCAAGTGAAGAGACGAACAACGAAGTGATGTTAGTTAACTTGGAGCTACTCGATGAGTACAGGGACTTGGAGCAAATAAGAATGGCagcccaaaagcagagaatggaaagatattataatcgaagagccaatctccgttatttcaaagtgtga
- the LOC104119061 gene encoding uncharacterized protein, whose product METSKELWNALEMKYKTEDAGLKKFVAAKFLDFKMVDSKCVITQVQKLQVNVHDLLAEGMVINKAFQVAAFIKKLPPMWKDFKNYLKHKHKEMKLEDLIIRLRIEEDNKAAEKISRRNSTIMSANIIEKASTSKKRKKPSGPKNYPTKNKSKGNYHNCGKVGHKVANYRAPKKDKKKSQASMIEKNDEIDDLCAMLSECNLVGNLREWWINSRTPRHVCANKELFTSYAPAGPNEIVLWKILLLQKLKERAR is encoded by the exons ATGGAAACTTCGAAAGAGTTATGGAACGCTCTTGAAATGAAGTACAAGACAGAAGATGCTGGACTTAAGAAGTTTGTTGCCGCAAAGTTCTTGGACTTTAAAATGGTTGACAGTAAGTGTGTCATAACTCAAGTTCAAAAACTGCAAGTCAACGTTCATGACCTCCTTGCCGAAG GTATGGTCATAAATAAAGCGTTTCAAGTTGCGGCATTTATTAAAAAGTTGCCTCCAATGTGGAAGGACTTTAAAAACTACTTGAAACATAAGCACAAGGagatgaagttggaagatcttatTATTCGCCTAAGGATTGAAGAGGACAACAAGGCTGCAGAAAAAATATCTCgtagaaattcaacaataatgagtGCAAATATTATTGAGAAAGCTTCGACgagcaaaaagagaaagaagccgTCTGGACCAAAGAATTACCCTACAAAAAATAAATCCAAAGGTAATTACCACAACTGTGGAAAGGTTGGACACAAGGTTGCTAACTATCGTGCACCAAAAAAGGACAAGAAGAAAAGCCAAGCAAGCATGATTGAGAAGAATGACGAAATAGACGACTtatgtgccatgctttctgaatgcaacCTGGTCGGAAATCTTAGAGAATGGTGGATTAATTCTAGGACCCCTCGTCATGTTTGTGCTAACAAGGAGTTGTTTACTTCTTATGCTCCCGCTGGTCCCAACGAGATAGTTTTATGGAAAATTCTGCTACTGCAAAAATTGAAGGAACGGGCAAGATAG